The following proteins are encoded in a genomic region of Necator americanus strain Aroian chromosome II, whole genome shotgun sequence:
- a CDS encoding hypothetical protein (NECATOR_CHRII.G5764.T2), giving the protein MTVHSSFVERRFLWFCYQGFCFVLHPTVVHLVDSHGIPPPRLAIIRLRPLRQKPISIINCYSPTSAADESELEEELEKVIRNKKSYKLVVGDFNAKPGEATKGEEDLVFFLNENGNDLSGLLSAAFMGTLFSRRKIIVAGQGNSPKAQLVRRSTTYSATGGGVYSTSREKEHLLSARRRKEVVYDNCVLEDSLSQGDWYIEENPNVDYEMLLRGLRASAERASKPRTTNVDQSSKTTKELLERKRTLRLDPNESLFESASRYQEHET; this is encoded by the exons atgacggtacattcgtcattcgtggagagaagatTTCTTTGGTTTTGTTACCAagggttttgttttgttttgcacccaactgtcgtccatcttgtcgattctcacgggATCCCGCCTCCTCGTTTGGCCATTATTCGCCttcgccctctgcgccaaaaacccatcagtatcatcaactgctactcaccaacatcagcagccgACGAATCCGAATTGGAAGAGGAACTGGAGAAAGTGATCCGCAACAAAAAGTCCTACAAATTAGTTGTCGGAGATTTCAATGCAAAACCAGGAGAGGCTACAAAGGGAGAGGaagatttggttttttttttaaatgaaaatggcaatgaTCTCTCCGGGTTGTTGTCCGCCGCCTTCATGGGAACTCTTTTTTCacgaagaaagatcatcgtcgctGGACAAGGAAATAGCCCAAAGGCGCAACTTGTgaggagatcgaccacatactcagcaacaggaggtggtgtctactcgacgtctcg tgaaaaagaacatctgctatcggcacgaaggagaaaagaagtcgtctacgacaaTTGCGtgctcgaggactccttgtcccaaggtgactggtaCATTGAGGAgaacccaaacgtggactacgagatgctgctcagggGACTACGAGCCTCTGCTGAACGTGCATCGAAGCCGCGTACGACAAACGTGGATCAAagttcgaagaccaccaaggaattgttggaaagaaaaaggactttgaggcttgatccgaatgaaTCTCTCTTCGAAAGtgcgagtcgctatcaagagcatgaaacctag
- a CDS encoding hypothetical protein (NECATOR_CHRII.G5764.T1) translates to MTVHSSFVERRFLWFCYQGFCFVLHPTVVHLVDSHGIPPPRLAIIRLRPLRQKPISIINCYSPTSAADESELEEELEKVIRNKKSYKLVVGDFNAKPGEATKGEEDLVFFLNENGNDLSGLLSAAFMGTLFSRRKIIVAGQGNSPKAQLVRRSTTYSATGGGVYSTSR, encoded by the coding sequence atgacggtacattcgtcattcgtggagagaagatTTCTTTGGTTTTGTTACCAagggttttgttttgttttgcacccaactgtcgtccatcttgtcgattctcacgggATCCCGCCTCCTCGTTTGGCCATTATTCGCCttcgccctctgcgccaaaaacccatcagtatcatcaactgctactcaccaacatcagcagccgACGAATCCGAATTGGAAGAGGAACTGGAGAAAGTGATCCGCAACAAAAAGTCCTACAAATTAGTTGTCGGAGATTTCAATGCAAAACCAGGAGAGGCTACAAAGGGAGAGGaagatttggttttttttttaaatgaaaatggcaatgaTCTCTCCGGGTTGTTGTCCGCCGCCTTCATGGGAACTCTTTTTTCacgaagaaagatcatcgtcgctGGACAAGGAAATAGCCCAAAGGCGCAACTTGTgaggagatcgaccacatactcagcaacaggaggtggtgtctactcgacgtctcggtag
- a CDS encoding hypothetical protein (NECATOR_CHRII.G5765.T1), translated as MTSYLQKERITDQWKTSRTVLIHTKADRGDLRNYCPICLLSMLYKVFTKIILTRIYRTLDEAQPQEQAGFRQGFSCWDYIQTVARVTEVCREYRLPLVPTFADYEKAFDSVETNAILSALVDQSVNASYVRTLTNCYDRCTTRIQLFHRPLTIPIGKGMTRRYSIAEAVHGCIAMDNEITFLGRKWHTC; from the coding sequence atgacatcctatcttcagaaagaaaggatcacagaccagtggaagacctcgcgaaccgttcttatccatacgAAAGCTGACCGAGGGGACCTTCGGAATTActgtccgatatgcttgctgagcatgttatacaaagtgttcaccaagatcatcctcacgcgcatatataggacgctggatgaagcccagcctcaagaacaagctggattccgtcaggggttcagctgctggGATTACATCCAGACCGTGGCGAGGGTCacagaggtttgccgggaataccgcctgccccttgttccaACCTTCgccgactatgagaaagccttcgacagcgtagaaacgaatgcaatactgtcagcgctggtcgaccaAAGTGTGAACgcttcgtatgtgaggacattaaccaattgctacgatcgatgcacgactaggatacagcttttccaccgtcccctcaccatacccattggaaaggggatgacaaggcgatactctatcgccgaagctgttcacggctgcattgcaatggacaatgaaatcactttcctgggaagaaaatggcatacgtgttga
- a CDS encoding hypothetical protein (NECATOR_CHRII.G5766.T1): protein MKDDECEKTKGIEQPTVEEHVLQFEYQLDVQNRSKWSETKGVELLLLNIAVDDIMTRTAVQWFADIILTPSARLLLVLEYADDAVAFASRSSKL, encoded by the exons ATGAAAGACGACGAATGCGAAAAGACGAAAGGCATCGAACAACCAACG GTAGAAGAACACGTGCTGCAGTTCGAATACCAGTTGGATGTACAAAACCGATCGAAGTGGAGTGAGACGAAGGGAGTGGAACTCCTTCTGCTCAACATTGCCGTCGATGACATAATGACAAGAACAGCTGTGCAGTGGTTCGCTGATATCATTTTGACACCGTCTGCACGTCTTTTGTTGgttctcgagtacgccgatgATGCAGTAGCATTCGCTTCTCGAAGCTCGAAGTTATAA
- a CDS encoding hypothetical protein (NECATOR_CHRII.G5767.T1), whose protein sequence is MRLCSTAGSQRTQTLDHECPRTYGYWSIPLSHHGRRKIKSYLGPRIQFDRVQPQPKLDSVDMKDDECEKTKGIEQPTYDAKRMLPVLRLKKMLSVARTTGDLSQGKSLRRKLRENE, encoded by the exons ATGCGCCTCTGCTCGAccgcgggatcgcagaggactcaaACTCTGGACCACGAATGTCCACGCACCTACGGATACTG GAGCATTCCTCTATCGCACCACGGACGACGGAAAATCAAGAGCTATCTGGGACCTCGCATTCAATTTGATCGAGTTCAACCTCAACCGAAGCTTGACTCGGTAGATATGAAAGACGACGAATGCGAAAAGACGAAAGGCATCGAACAACCAACG TACGATGCAAAGAGAATGCTCCCGGTTTTAAGACTGAAGAAGATGCTAAGTGTCGCCCGCACTACTGGTGACCTCAGCCAGGGAAAGAGTCtaagaaggaagttgcgtGAAAACGAATAG